One segment of Capnocytophaga sp. oral taxon 878 DNA contains the following:
- a CDS encoding site-specific integrase: MKKVKRSTFKVLFYLKKNAPKKNGKVAIMGRITIDNQVAQFSTKLEILPQKWDLKYGRVTGKTEEATQLNRKLEEIRSRIITHYEVLMKYEGVVTAQKLKATFLGIGVMEDSLLKVYENFKEGFALMVEKGVRSYSTLNKYENVYTHLSEFIQYKYRRSDISFKELTEDFINDFDFYLRVNKSLTHNTIWVYMMPLCKMVEIAIDKGIIYRNPFKNYISSMEEKDRGYLLREEVETLLQYHPKSASAELVRDLFVFSCFTGFSYIDIKQLKKSHLQSFFDGNKWLIKRRQKSDVPCNVRLLDIAEKIIEKYEGTTRTEALFPTPSNANCNLLIKKMMKDCNIIREKPISFHWARHTFGTLFLTEGVPLESVSKMMGHKNIKTTQIYAKITNEKISKDMEIAAERLKNLKIG, from the coding sequence ATGAAAAAAGTAAAACGCTCAACTTTTAAGGTATTGTTCTACCTTAAAAAGAACGCCCCAAAAAAGAACGGTAAAGTTGCTATTATGGGGCGTATTACCATTGACAATCAGGTAGCTCAGTTTAGTACCAAACTTGAAATCCTTCCACAGAAATGGGATTTGAAGTACGGAAGGGTAACAGGTAAAACAGAAGAAGCTACCCAACTTAATCGCAAGCTGGAAGAGATTCGCTCACGTATCATTACTCATTATGAGGTGTTGATGAAGTACGAGGGAGTGGTTACTGCTCAGAAGCTAAAAGCTACTTTTCTAGGCATAGGAGTAATGGAAGATTCCTTGCTAAAAGTCTATGAGAATTTCAAAGAAGGCTTTGCCTTGATGGTAGAAAAAGGTGTTAGAAGTTACAGCACTCTTAACAAATATGAGAATGTATACACTCATTTGAGCGAGTTTATCCAGTACAAATACCGCAGAAGTGATATTTCTTTCAAAGAGCTTACAGAAGACTTTATTAATGATTTTGACTTTTACCTTAGAGTCAATAAAAGTCTTACTCACAACACAATATGGGTTTATATGATGCCCCTTTGTAAAATGGTAGAAATAGCTATAGACAAGGGTATCATCTATCGTAATCCCTTTAAGAATTACATAAGCTCTATGGAGGAGAAAGACAGAGGCTATTTGCTTAGAGAGGAAGTAGAAACTCTTTTACAATATCACCCTAAGAGTGCTTCTGCTGAATTAGTACGAGACCTATTTGTTTTTAGTTGCTTTACAGGTTTTTCGTATATTGACATTAAGCAGCTCAAAAAAAGTCACTTACAATCATTCTTTGACGGCAACAAATGGCTTATCAAACGACGTCAGAAATCCGATGTGCCTTGTAATGTTCGTCTGTTGGATATAGCCGAGAAAATTATTGAAAAATATGAGGGTACGACTCGTACAGAGGCACTATTTCCTACACCCTCCAATGCTAATTGCAACCTCCTGATTAAAAAGATGATGAAAGATTGTAACATCATTCGTGAAAAACCTATCTCCTTTCACTGGGCACGCCATACCTTTGGTACTCTGTTCTTAACAGAAGGGGTTCCCTTGGAAAGCGTTAGCAAGATGATGGGACATAAGAATATCAAAACCACCCAGATTTATGCTAAAATCACCAATGAGAAAATTAGCAAGGATATGGAAATTGCTGCCGAACGATTAAAGAATTTAAAGATAGGCTAA
- the mobA gene encoding conjugal transfer protein MobA — protein MDNKLQPQKRKLGRVPKIDKAIYRYTISFNQVEHTRFLSLFEQSGMKVKAHFITSVLFSKEIKSVKIDKSVMDFYIKLTELYGQFRAVGVNYNQIVKILYRNFSEKKAAAYLFKLEQQTAQMVAICKEIMALSQQLEQHITEKNKKNGR, from the coding sequence ATGGACAATAAATTACAACCTCAAAAACGAAAATTAGGAAGAGTTCCTAAAATAGATAAGGCTATTTACCGGTATACTATCAGTTTCAATCAGGTAGAACATACTCGATTTTTATCTCTTTTCGAACAATCAGGAATGAAAGTCAAAGCTCATTTTATCACTTCGGTATTATTTTCCAAAGAAATCAAAAGTGTAAAAATCGATAAATCAGTAATGGATTTTTATATCAAACTCACCGAACTCTATGGACAATTTCGGGCAGTGGGCGTGAATTACAATCAGATAGTAAAGATTTTGTATCGCAATTTTTCCGAAAAGAAAGCCGCTGCCTATCTGTTTAAACTCGAACAGCAAACCGCTCAAATGGTGGCTATCTGTAAAGAAATTATGGCTCTTTCGCAACAATTAGAACAGCATATCACTGAAAAAAACAAGAAAAATGGTCGCTAA